The proteins below are encoded in one region of Paenacidovorax monticola:
- a CDS encoding SCO family protein → MNKRNALQLIAAGAFSVGAVGLLGACSEKKPEFRGVDITGADYARDVPLADHNGQQRSLQDFRGKVVVVFFGYTQCPDVCPTTLQELAEVKQSLGKDGDRLQGIFVTVDPERDTPELLKAYMANFDPTFLALRGSPEQLAAVAKDFKIYYKKVDGKTPTSYTMDHSAGSYVYDPAGRLRVYHRYGSGAQALASDVRVLLQEAG, encoded by the coding sequence ATGAATAAACGAAATGCTCTGCAATTGATAGCTGCCGGCGCCTTTTCCGTGGGTGCTGTGGGCCTCCTGGGGGCCTGCTCCGAGAAAAAGCCCGAATTTCGCGGCGTGGACATCACGGGGGCCGACTACGCGCGCGACGTGCCGCTTGCCGACCACAACGGCCAGCAGCGCAGCCTGCAGGACTTCCGGGGCAAGGTGGTGGTGGTGTTCTTCGGCTATACGCAGTGCCCCGACGTGTGCCCCACCACGCTGCAGGAGCTGGCCGAGGTCAAGCAGTCGCTGGGCAAGGATGGCGACCGCCTACAGGGCATCTTCGTGACCGTGGACCCCGAGCGCGACACGCCCGAGCTGCTCAAGGCCTACATGGCCAACTTCGATCCCACCTTTCTCGCGTTGCGCGGCTCGCCCGAGCAGCTGGCCGCCGTGGCCAAGGACTTCAAGATCTACTACAAGAAGGTGGACGGCAAGACCCCCACGAGCTACACCATGGACCATTCGGCCGGAAGCTACGTCTACGACCCGGCGGGCCGGCTGCGCGTGTACCACCGCTACGGCAGCGGTGCGCAGGCCCTGGCCTCGGACGTGCGGGTGCTGTTGCAAGAGGCGGGCTGA
- a CDS encoding COX15/CtaA family protein: MDAAQPLYDLAPLVRLMLLGAVIALGPLAWVWLRNRHHAPVRRWQALAVLTLFLTFDLVLFGAFTRLTDSGLGCPDWPGCYGNASPVGAHAEISAAQQAMPTGPVTHGKAWVEMIHRYLATGVGVLIIALTVGAWRERLRGGGAPAVSPWWPTFTLLWVCLQGAFGALTVTMKLFPAIVTLHLIGGLVLLVLLCVQAVRQTQIAKGLPPVAAPHGVRALLWLCAALVAVQVVLGGWVSTNYAVLACTTFPLCQDRWWPDMAFGQGFQIWRELGLLQDGSHISFAGLTAIHYVHRLAAYVVLLALAALVWRLRAAPALRHQRRWLALLAALQFATGLSNVVLDWPLVAAVLHTGGAAALVVVLTWALCASRAASATQASSAPSGASRVPA, from the coding sequence ATGGACGCAGCCCAGCCCCTGTACGACCTGGCGCCGCTCGTGCGGCTCATGCTGCTGGGCGCCGTGATCGCGCTGGGCCCGCTGGCCTGGGTGTGGCTGCGCAACCGCCACCACGCGCCCGTGCGGCGCTGGCAGGCCCTGGCGGTGCTCACGCTGTTCCTCACGTTCGACCTGGTGCTGTTCGGCGCCTTCACGCGCCTGACCGATTCGGGCCTGGGCTGCCCCGACTGGCCGGGTTGCTACGGCAACGCCAGCCCCGTGGGGGCCCACGCCGAGATCTCTGCCGCCCAGCAGGCCATGCCCACGGGGCCGGTCACGCATGGCAAGGCCTGGGTGGAGATGATCCACCGCTACCTCGCCACGGGTGTCGGCGTGCTCATCATCGCGCTCACCGTGGGGGCCTGGCGCGAGCGCCTGCGCGGCGGTGGTGCGCCTGCGGTCAGCCCCTGGTGGCCCACGTTCACGCTGCTGTGGGTATGCCTTCAGGGGGCGTTCGGCGCGCTCACCGTGACCATGAAGCTGTTTCCCGCCATCGTCACCCTGCACCTGATCGGGGGGCTGGTGCTGCTGGTGCTCCTGTGCGTGCAAGCCGTGCGCCAGACCCAGATCGCCAAGGGCCTGCCGCCCGTGGCCGCGCCGCACGGCGTGCGTGCGCTGCTGTGGCTGTGTGCGGCCCTGGTGGCCGTGCAGGTCGTGTTGGGCGGTTGGGTCAGCACCAACTACGCCGTGCTGGCCTGCACCACCTTCCCCTTGTGCCAGGACCGTTGGTGGCCCGACATGGCGTTCGGCCAGGGCTTCCAGATCTGGCGCGAACTGGGCCTGCTGCAGGACGGCAGCCACATCAGCTTCGCCGGCCTCACGGCCATCCACTATGTGCACCGCCTGGCCGCCTATGTGGTGCTGCTGGCGCTGGCTGCCCTCGTGTGGCGCCTGCGCGCGGCGCCCGCGCTGCGCCACCAGCGCCGGTGGCTCGCGCTGCTGGCGGCGCTGCAGTTCGCCACGGGGCTGTCCAATGTGGTGCTGGACTGGCCGCTGGTGGCGGCCGTGCTGCACACGGGCGGCGCAGCCGCGCTGGTGGTGGTGCTCACGTGGGCGCTGTGCGCCAGCCGCGCTGCCAGCGCAACCCAAGCTTCTTCCGCGCCCTCGGGCGCATCACGAGTTCCCGCATGA
- a CDS encoding SURF1 family protein: protein MTSSTTRGGWRFWLVTVAAVAGMLVTASLGRWQLGRAAQKEALQAAIDARERMPALDGASLPAADGSSAGSEALVHRAIALRGRWVAGQTVFLDNRQMHGRPGFFVLTPLRLEPGPGVVLVQRGWVPRDFQDRSRLPRIETPEGPVAVTGRIALPPSRLYEFTGADGAQGYSRIRQNLDLNAFRAETGLALAPLTVLQTGEPSEGLLRDWPVVGTGVEKHYGYAFQWFGLCGLIALLYVWFQLVRRPLRPRRQPAP from the coding sequence GTGACCTCTTCGACAACGCGCGGCGGCTGGCGCTTCTGGCTGGTCACCGTGGCCGCGGTGGCCGGCATGCTCGTGACGGCGTCGCTCGGGCGCTGGCAGTTGGGCCGGGCCGCCCAGAAAGAGGCGCTGCAGGCCGCCATCGACGCGCGCGAGCGCATGCCGGCGCTCGACGGCGCCAGCCTGCCAGCGGCGGACGGCAGCAGCGCAGGCAGCGAGGCGTTAGTGCACCGCGCCATTGCGCTACGGGGGCGCTGGGTGGCCGGGCAGACGGTGTTTCTGGACAACCGCCAGATGCACGGCCGGCCGGGCTTTTTCGTGCTGACGCCGCTGCGGCTCGAACCCGGTCCGGGCGTGGTGCTGGTGCAGCGCGGCTGGGTGCCGCGCGACTTCCAGGACCGCAGCCGCCTGCCGCGCATCGAAACGCCCGAGGGGCCGGTGGCCGTCACGGGCCGGATCGCCTTGCCGCCTTCGCGCCTGTACGAGTTCACGGGCGCCGATGGGGCGCAGGGGTATTCGCGCATCCGGCAAAATCTCGACCTGAACGCCTTCCGTGCAGAAACCGGGCTGGCCCTGGCGCCCCTGACTGTTCTGCAGACGGGAGAACCCAGCGAAGGCCTGCTGCGCGACTGGCCGGTGGTCGGCACCGGCGTCGAAAAGCACTACGGCTACGCATTCCAATGGTTCGGGCTCTGCGGCCTGATTGCACTTCTCTATGTCTGGTTCCAACTCGTCCGACGCCCCCTTCGCCCGCGCCGCCAGCCTGCCCCCTGA
- a CDS encoding twin transmembrane helix small protein: MKYLVLIAFLAILASLASALFFMMRNGRDAQADKAKGSHMARALAVRVGLSIVLFVCLLLAWKLGYIQPTGLPVAR, encoded by the coding sequence ATGAAATACCTTGTGCTCATCGCGTTCCTCGCCATCCTGGCGAGCCTGGCCTCCGCGCTGTTCTTCATGATGCGCAACGGGCGCGACGCACAGGCCGACAAGGCCAAGGGCAGCCACATGGCCCGGGCCCTGGCGGTGCGCGTGGGGCTGTCCATTGTGCTCTTCGTGTGCCTGCTGCTGGCCTGGAAGCTGGGCTACATCCAGCCGACGGGCCTGCCGGTGGCGCGCTAG
- a CDS encoding cytochrome c oxidase subunit 3 — MSATTPGATPYYYVPADSRHPVMAAAGLFFVILGASQWINGHDWGKYSLALGLVWWLFVLYQWFRDAAHESQGGLYGHKIDLSYRWSMSWFIFSEVMFFGAFFTALWWARSHSVPALGSLDNALLWPDFKAVWPSVAAGVTASPANIVEPFQTVGPFWLPTINTALLLSSGVTLTIAHHALRENERGKTIGFMWITVLLGFVFLCVQGYEYYHLYTDLNLKLSSGIFGSTFFMLTGFHGFHVFVGMLMLLFITLRLQKGHFTAERHFGFEGAAWYWHFVDVVWLGLYVLVYWM; from the coding sequence ATGAGTGCAACGACCCCCGGTGCAACCCCGTACTACTACGTGCCTGCCGATTCCCGCCATCCCGTCATGGCGGCTGCCGGCCTGTTCTTCGTGATTCTCGGCGCGAGCCAGTGGATCAACGGCCACGACTGGGGCAAGTATTCCCTGGCGCTGGGCCTGGTGTGGTGGCTGTTCGTGCTCTACCAGTGGTTCCGCGACGCAGCGCATGAAAGCCAGGGCGGCCTGTACGGTCACAAGATCGACCTGTCGTACCGCTGGAGCATGAGCTGGTTCATCTTCTCGGAAGTGATGTTCTTCGGCGCGTTCTTCACGGCCCTGTGGTGGGCGCGCTCGCACTCCGTGCCGGCGCTGGGCAGCCTGGACAATGCCTTGCTGTGGCCCGACTTCAAGGCCGTGTGGCCCAGCGTGGCCGCTGGCGTGACGGCGTCGCCCGCCAACATCGTCGAGCCATTCCAGACCGTGGGCCCCTTCTGGCTGCCCACCATCAACACGGCACTGCTGCTGAGCTCGGGCGTGACACTCACCATCGCCCACCACGCGCTGCGCGAGAACGAGCGCGGCAAGACCATCGGCTTCATGTGGATCACCGTGCTGCTGGGCTTCGTGTTCCTGTGTGTGCAGGGCTACGAGTACTACCACCTCTACACCGACCTGAACCTCAAGCTCAGCTCCGGCATCTTCGGCTCCACGTTCTTCATGCTGACCGGCTTCCACGGCTTCCACGTGTTCGTCGGCATGCTCATGCTGTTGTTCATCACGCTGCGCCTGCAAAAGGGCCACTTCACCGCCGAGCGCCACTTCGGCTTCGAGGGCGCTGCCTGGTACTGGCACTTCGTGGACGTGGTGTGGCTGGGCCTGTACGTGCTGGTCTACTGGATGTGA
- a CDS encoding cytochrome c oxidase assembly protein has protein sequence MSMHRENAKMVGKLAVIAVGMFAFGYALIPIYKHICELTGINILSLSERQVPGNGVAGKDVKVPANTQVDTSRTITVEFDANARGPWDFKPAQRSVKVHPGELATVMYEFQNVQNRRMAAQAIPSYAPRQAAAHFNKLECFCFNQYTLEPGEKKEWPVAFVIDPRISKDVTTITLSYTFFEVGGKTPVAPQTAAAGGAATPVEAGS, from the coding sequence GTGAGCATGCACCGCGAAAACGCCAAGATGGTGGGCAAGCTGGCCGTGATCGCGGTCGGCATGTTCGCCTTCGGCTACGCGCTGATCCCCATCTACAAGCACATCTGCGAGCTGACGGGCATCAACATCCTTTCGCTGTCCGAGCGCCAGGTCCCCGGCAACGGCGTGGCCGGCAAGGACGTGAAGGTGCCGGCCAACACCCAGGTGGACACGAGCCGCACCATCACCGTCGAGTTCGATGCGAACGCGCGCGGGCCTTGGGATTTCAAGCCCGCCCAGCGTTCCGTGAAGGTGCACCCCGGCGAACTCGCCACGGTGATGTACGAATTCCAGAACGTGCAGAACCGGCGCATGGCGGCCCAGGCCATCCCCAGCTATGCACCGCGCCAGGCGGCTGCACACTTCAACAAGCTGGAGTGCTTCTGCTTCAACCAGTACACGCTGGAGCCCGGCGAGAAGAAGGAGTGGCCGGTGGCCTTCGTGATCGATCCGCGCATCTCCAAGGATGTCACGACCATCACGCTGTCGTACACCTTCTTCGAGGTGGGCGGCAAGACGCCTGTCGCACCGCAGACGGCCGCCGCCGGTGGCGCCGCAACTCCCGTGGAGGCTGGTTCGTGA
- a CDS encoding cytochrome oxidase small assembly protein, with the protein MRMALILASVAAAFFVGFMVKMVLLSSH; encoded by the coding sequence CTGCGCATGGCGCTGATCCTGGCATCCGTGGCCGCAGCCTTCTTCGTGGGGTTCATGGTCAAGATGGTCCTGCTGTCTTCCCACTGA
- the coxB gene encoding cytochrome c oxidase subunit II, with translation MKSISNKLASLLLTAGAWVGTAAHAVQDLPGGPAVNQLNLHPPVTKIAEEQHFLHWMMLIICTVIFIGVFAVMFYSIWKHRKSRGAKAANFHESVTVEVVWTIVPFIIVILMALPATKVLVAQKDTTNADLTIKATGYQWKWGYDYINGEGEGLAFISTLDSGHRAMSDSGKVADAPVNYLLKVDNPMVVPVGKKVRVITTANDVIHAFMVPAFGIKQDAIPGFVRDTWFRAEKVGDYYGQCAELCGKEHAYMPIHVKVLSAEDYSQWVAAEKKKAAAKLDDPTKVWTLDDIVKRGEKVYAANCAACHQANGKGAGPIKPLDGSAIVLDTDHAKQLQVVLNGAANGAMPSWKQLSDTDLAAVVSYTKNAWSNKTGQLVQPSEVVAQRAK, from the coding sequence ATGAAGAGCATTTCCAACAAGCTGGCTTCTCTGCTGCTGACTGCCGGTGCATGGGTGGGCACCGCGGCCCATGCCGTCCAAGACCTGCCGGGCGGTCCCGCAGTCAATCAGCTGAACCTGCATCCCCCGGTGACCAAGATCGCGGAAGAGCAGCATTTCCTGCACTGGATGATGCTGATCATCTGCACGGTGATCTTCATCGGCGTGTTCGCGGTGATGTTCTATTCGATCTGGAAGCACCGCAAGTCGCGCGGTGCCAAGGCCGCCAACTTCCACGAGTCCGTCACCGTCGAGGTGGTGTGGACCATCGTCCCCTTCATCATCGTGATCCTCATGGCCCTGCCCGCCACCAAGGTGCTGGTGGCCCAGAAGGACACGACCAATGCCGACCTCACCATCAAGGCCACGGGCTACCAGTGGAAGTGGGGCTACGACTACATCAACGGCGAGGGCGAAGGCCTGGCCTTCATCTCCACGCTGGACAGCGGCCATCGCGCCATGTCCGACAGCGGCAAGGTGGCCGACGCGCCTGTCAACTACCTGCTGAAGGTGGACAACCCCATGGTCGTCCCCGTGGGCAAGAAGGTGCGCGTCATCACCACGGCCAACGACGTGATCCACGCCTTCATGGTGCCGGCCTTCGGCATCAAGCAGGACGCCATCCCCGGCTTCGTGCGCGACACGTGGTTCCGCGCCGAGAAGGTGGGCGACTACTACGGCCAGTGCGCCGAGCTGTGCGGCAAGGAGCATGCCTACATGCCCATCCACGTGAAGGTGCTCTCGGCCGAGGACTACTCCCAGTGGGTCGCCGCCGAGAAGAAGAAGGCCGCCGCCAAGCTGGACGATCCCACCAAGGTGTGGACGCTCGACGACATCGTGAAGCGCGGCGAGAAGGTGTATGCGGCCAACTGCGCCGCCTGCCACCAGGCCAACGGCAAGGGCGCGGGCCCCATCAAGCCCCTGGACGGCTCGGCCATCGTGCTCGACACCGACCATGCCAAGCAGCTGCAGGTGGTGCTCAACGGCGCGGCCAACGGTGCCATGCCGTCCTGGAAGCAGTTGAGCGACACCGACCTGGCCGCAGTGGTCAGCTACACCAAGAACGCCTGGTCCAACAAGACCGGCCAGCTGGTGCAGCCGTCTGAAGTCGTGGCCCAGCGGGCCAAGTAA
- a CDS encoding DUF2244 domain-containing protein: MTFRFATVSGQRIDWRSVRSSPGTLAQMGCAYLAFCMFSLAVASALWLRGVHVAMSVAGFCMAAAGWALVVFGRHMKDAETISLQGASLVVECETAGRKVRSEFDRSRVHVEPKACDRSLIMVSAQGRSVEVGRYVRPELRQALASEIRMALRTA; this comes from the coding sequence TTGACGTTTCGTTTTGCCACGGTATCGGGCCAGCGGATCGACTGGCGCTCAGTGCGCAGCAGTCCTGGAACGCTGGCGCAGATGGGTTGCGCATACCTGGCCTTCTGCATGTTTTCACTGGCTGTGGCCTCGGCGCTTTGGCTGCGCGGCGTTCATGTCGCCATGTCCGTGGCGGGCTTCTGTATGGCCGCTGCGGGCTGGGCCCTGGTGGTCTTCGGCCGCCACATGAAGGACGCGGAAACGATCTCCCTGCAAGGCGCCAGCCTCGTGGTGGAGTGCGAGACCGCCGGCCGCAAGGTGCGGTCCGAATTTGACCGAAGCCGGGTTCATGTGGAGCCCAAGGCCTGCGATCGTTCGCTGATCATGGTGTCGGCGCAAGGACGTTCGGTGGAGGTGGGGCGCTACGTGCGCCCCGAGCTCCGGCAGGCCCTGGCATCGGAGATCCGCATGGCTTTGCGCACCGCCTGA
- a CDS encoding class I SAM-dependent methyltransferase gives MSEHLPPTIDPAAAARWHAAAPAASPWLHEEVARRMQERLQWIRQAPAAWCDWDPVRGGLQGHALVAQRYPQASCVVAETAPARAEAARQALGARWWQAAHWRGTQPHFGLPQDGGVQMLWSNMALHMAADPQALIAQWHRALAVDGYLMFSCLGPDTVRELHALYAELGWPPAGHAFTDMHDWGDMLVQSGFAEPVMDMERITLTFATPARLLQELRELGANLHPARFAGLRGRRWRERLEQALAERLADPQHGGQLALTFEIVYGHAFKPTPRVRMSESSSVSLQDMRAMLHERSRSAPE, from the coding sequence ATGTCCGAGCACCTTCCCCCCACCATCGACCCTGCCGCCGCGGCGCGCTGGCATGCCGCCGCGCCCGCCGCCTCCCCCTGGCTCCATGAAGAAGTGGCGCGCCGCATGCAGGAGAGGCTGCAATGGATCCGCCAGGCCCCGGCGGCATGGTGCGACTGGGACCCCGTGCGGGGCGGGCTGCAGGGTCATGCCCTGGTCGCGCAACGCTATCCGCAGGCTTCCTGCGTGGTGGCAGAAACCGCGCCCGCCCGGGCCGAGGCAGCCCGCCAGGCCCTGGGGGCGCGCTGGTGGCAGGCTGCGCACTGGCGCGGCACGCAGCCGCATTTCGGCCTGCCGCAGGACGGCGGCGTGCAGATGCTGTGGTCCAACATGGCGCTGCACATGGCGGCCGATCCCCAGGCCCTCATCGCGCAATGGCACCGCGCGCTTGCGGTGGACGGCTACCTGATGTTCTCGTGCCTGGGACCTGACACGGTGCGCGAACTGCACGCGCTGTACGCCGAACTGGGTTGGCCCCCCGCGGGCCATGCGTTCACCGACATGCATGATTGGGGCGACATGCTGGTGCAGTCGGGGTTTGCCGAGCCCGTGATGGACATGGAGCGCATCACGCTGACCTTTGCGACGCCCGCGCGGCTGCTGCAGGAGCTGCGTGAACTGGGGGCGAACCTGCATCCCGCGCGCTTCGCGGGCCTGCGCGGCCGGCGGTGGCGCGAGCGCCTGGAGCAGGCCCTGGCCGAGCGGCTGGCGGACCCGCAGCATGGCGGGCAGCTCGCGCTCACTTTCGAGATCGTCTATGGCCACGCCTTCAAGCCGACACCCCGGGTGCGCATGAGCGAAAGCAGCTCCGTTTCGCTGCAGGACATGCGCGCGATGCTGCACGAGCGCTCCCGTTCCGCGCCAGAGTGA
- a CDS encoding LysR family transcriptional regulator codes for MDRLLTMRAFQTVADEGGFAAAARTLDLSPAGVTRLVADLESHVGARLLQRTTRRVSLTEAGEAYLARVRQILADVDEASAVVQAHTEELAGVLRLLAPPVLAVHILAPLVSEFRRLHPQITIEVHVEALSAPPIGDYDITLLGADEQYDANVIARPIASTDAVVCASPAYLRQRGTPQQPEDLAGHDCLLYRRPDSRGGTMRLLHPGEGNRAVDVRVQPVLMANHIETLLRAALDGAGICAQPLSLAAPYLREGRLVRVLAPWTMGRYTTYAALPSRKFMPARTRAFLEFLSERTRTSIQAALRMEPGVCPLSLPPGED; via the coding sequence ATGGACCGGCTCCTGACCATGCGCGCATTCCAGACCGTGGCCGACGAAGGCGGCTTCGCGGCGGCGGCGCGCACGCTGGATCTGTCGCCCGCGGGGGTGACGCGGCTCGTCGCCGACCTGGAGAGCCATGTGGGCGCGCGCCTGCTGCAGCGCACGACGCGGCGCGTGTCGCTGACCGAGGCGGGCGAGGCCTACCTGGCGCGGGTGCGCCAGATCCTGGCCGACGTGGACGAGGCTTCGGCGGTGGTGCAGGCGCACACCGAGGAGCTGGCCGGCGTGCTGCGCCTGCTGGCACCGCCCGTGCTGGCGGTGCACATCCTGGCGCCGCTGGTGTCGGAGTTCCGGCGCCTGCATCCGCAGATCACGATCGAGGTCCATGTCGAGGCGCTGTCGGCGCCTCCCATCGGCGACTACGACATCACCCTGCTGGGCGCGGACGAGCAGTACGACGCCAATGTGATCGCGCGGCCCATCGCATCGACCGACGCGGTGGTCTGCGCGTCGCCCGCCTACCTGCGCCAGCGCGGCACGCCGCAGCAGCCCGAGGACCTGGCCGGGCACGACTGCCTGCTGTACCGCCGGCCTGATTCGCGGGGCGGCACCATGCGGCTGCTCCATCCCGGCGAGGGCAACCGCGCGGTGGACGTGCGTGTGCAGCCCGTGCTCATGGCCAACCACATCGAGACGCTGCTGCGCGCCGCGCTCGACGGTGCGGGGATTTGCGCCCAGCCGCTGAGCCTGGCGGCGCCGTACCTGCGCGAGGGGCGGCTGGTGCGCGTGCTCGCGCCCTGGACCATGGGGCGCTATACCACCTATGCGGCCCTGCCGAGCCGCAAGTTCATGCCGGCACGCACGCGGGCCTTCCTGGAGTTTCTGAGCGAGCGCACGCGCACCTCGATCCAGGCGGCGCTGCGGATGGAGCCCGGCGTGTGCCCGCTGTCGCTCCCTCCGGGCGAGGACTGA
- a CDS encoding DUF4148 domain-containing protein, which translates to MNAYRTLGTAALIALSAVAAQAAEPRMDGDWSNDPVSMQAPSTLTRAQVVAELAAARENGTLPRSGQWYDEPAPLGGQTSVLTRAEVRAEAVAAMKNHEFVGGDH; encoded by the coding sequence ATGAATGCCTATCGCACCCTCGGCACCGCAGCCCTGATCGCACTGAGCGCCGTTGCCGCCCAAGCCGCCGAACCCCGCATGGACGGCGACTGGTCCAACGACCCCGTCAGCATGCAGGCCCCGAGCACCCTCACCCGCGCCCAGGTGGTGGCCGAACTGGCCGCCGCCCGCGAAAACGGCACCCTGCCCCGTTCCGGCCAATGGTATGACGAGCCCGCTCCCCTGGGCGGCCAGACCAGCGTGCTGACCCGCGCCGAAGTGCGCGCCGAAGCCGTCGCGGCCATGAAGAACCACGAATTCGTCGGCGGCGACCACTGA
- a CDS encoding MaoC family dehydratase has product MKTFQTYSEVTACVGQEVAVTDWITITQQQVNLFAEATGDHQWIHVDPERAKAGPFGAPIAHGFLTLSLVPRFFESAFAIAGARMGVNYGLNRVRFTAPVPVGSRLRARLTLQATEPLPPDGLQMTWLVTVEREGADKPVCVAESIARNYGAAP; this is encoded by the coding sequence ATGAAAACCTTCCAGACATATTCCGAGGTGACGGCCTGCGTGGGCCAGGAAGTCGCCGTGACCGACTGGATCACCATCACCCAGCAGCAGGTCAACCTGTTCGCCGAGGCCACGGGCGACCACCAGTGGATCCATGTGGACCCCGAGCGCGCCAAGGCCGGCCCGTTCGGCGCGCCCATCGCGCATGGCTTTCTCACGCTGTCGCTGGTGCCGCGTTTCTTCGAGTCGGCCTTTGCGATCGCCGGAGCGCGCATGGGGGTGAACTACGGGCTCAACCGCGTGCGCTTCACGGCGCCCGTGCCCGTGGGCAGCCGCCTGCGCGCGCGCCTGACGCTGCAGGCCACCGAGCCCCTGCCGCCCGACGGGCTGCAGATGACCTGGCTCGTGACCGTGGAGCGCGAGGGCGCGGACAAGCCCGTGTGCGTGGCCGAGTCGATCGCGCGCAACTACGGCGCGGCGCCCTGA
- a CDS encoding ParA family protein yields the protein MPVVVVANPKGGVGKSTLATNIAGYYASQGHAVMLGDADRQQSSRLWLSLRPPAARPIGTWDINSDLIARPPKGTTHVVIDTPAGLHGWRLNDVLKMADKVVVPLQPSVFDIFATRGFLDQLAEHRHGQGVQVGLVGMRVDPRTLAAEQLHQFVEGLGFPVLGALRPTQNYVHLAAHGLTLFDVAPGRVERDRDQWQGITAWLG from the coding sequence ATGCCGGTGGTTGTGGTGGCCAATCCCAAAGGCGGCGTGGGCAAGTCCACGCTGGCGACGAACATCGCGGGCTACTACGCCAGCCAGGGCCATGCGGTGATGCTGGGCGACGCGGACCGCCAGCAGTCCTCGCGCCTGTGGCTGTCGCTGCGCCCGCCGGCCGCGCGTCCCATCGGCACCTGGGACATCAATTCCGACCTCATCGCCAGGCCCCCGAAGGGTACGACCCATGTGGTCATCGACACCCCGGCGGGCCTGCACGGCTGGCGCCTCAACGACGTGCTGAAGATGGCCGACAAGGTGGTCGTGCCGCTGCAGCCCAGCGTGTTCGACATCTTCGCCACGCGCGGTTTCCTGGACCAGCTGGCCGAGCATCGCCATGGGCAGGGCGTGCAGGTGGGGCTCGTGGGCATGCGCGTGGACCCCCGCACGCTAGCTGCCGAGCAGCTGCACCAGTTCGTCGAGGGCCTGGGCTTTCCGGTGCTGGGCGCGCTGCGGCCCACGCAGAACTATGTGCACCTGGCGGCGCACGGGCTCACGCTGTTCGACGTGGCGCCGGGCCGCGTGGAGCGCGACCGGGACCAGTGGCAGGGCATCACGGCCTGGCTGGGCTAG
- a CDS encoding LysE family transporter: MDFHTWLAFFAASCLIAVSPGSGAVLSMSHGLSYGVRRTSATILGLQLGLLLILFVAGAGVGSLLLASETAFSVVKVLGACYLIYLGFNQWRAGGASPLAGEEAAPAGPWQKRCLTGFLTNATNPKGIIFMVAVLPQFMTDTRPLWLQLIVMAATTVAVDMVVMHGYAAGASALRRLLRSAQAVRTQNRVFGGLLMAVGAGLFFVKRGGQHA; the protein is encoded by the coding sequence ATGGACTTCCACACCTGGCTCGCCTTCTTCGCGGCATCCTGTCTCATCGCGGTCTCGCCGGGCTCGGGCGCCGTGCTGTCCATGAGCCACGGCCTGTCGTACGGCGTGCGCCGCACCAGCGCCACCATCCTGGGGCTACAGCTTGGGCTGCTGCTGATCCTGTTCGTCGCGGGGGCGGGCGTGGGCTCGCTGCTGCTCGCGTCCGAGACCGCGTTCAGCGTGGTCAAGGTGCTGGGGGCCTGCTACCTCATCTACCTGGGCTTCAACCAGTGGCGCGCGGGCGGCGCCTCGCCGCTGGCGGGCGAGGAGGCGGCTCCGGCCGGCCCGTGGCAGAAGCGCTGCCTGACGGGCTTCCTCACCAACGCGACCAACCCCAAGGGCATCATCTTCATGGTGGCCGTGCTGCCCCAGTTCATGACCGACACGCGCCCGCTGTGGCTGCAGCTCATCGTGATGGCCGCCACCACCGTGGCGGTGGACATGGTGGTCATGCACGGCTACGCGGCCGGCGCGAGCGCGCTGCGCCGCCTGCTGCGCAGCGCCCAGGCCGTGCGCACGCAGAACCGCGTGTTCGGCGGCCTGCTGATGGCCGTGGGCGCGGGGCTGTTCTTCGTCAAGCGCGGCGGACAGCACGCCTGA